A window from Effusibacillus lacus encodes these proteins:
- a CDS encoding 3-oxoacyl-ACP synthase: protein MTTIGIVSTGVYIPERFETGAEIAEKSGLPREVVETKMGILRKTLPGPDDHTCQMGILAAEKALRKGNVDPSSIDLVIYIGEEHKEYPLWTAGIKLQKAVGAVNAWAFDVQQRCGTMVMAMKVAKDMMLADPEIRTVLLAGGYRNSDCIDYTNPRTRFMYNLAAGGAAVVLKKDHEHNRLLASHIITDGDFSEDVVVVAGGTKHPITPEAIEQRLNYLDVLDPEGMKQRLEQKSMDNFIKVIERAVEKSGYSVGDIKYLAILHMKRSAHDYVLNRLGLSEEQSYYLSEYGHIGQCDQVLSLELGVATGRIKPGDLVVFVSAGIGYAWDACAIRWG, encoded by the coding sequence ATGACAACGATTGGGATTGTGAGCACGGGCGTATACATTCCCGAAAGATTTGAAACCGGAGCGGAGATTGCCGAAAAAAGCGGACTTCCCAGGGAAGTCGTCGAGACAAAGATGGGGATTCTGCGCAAAACCCTGCCCGGTCCGGATGACCACACTTGCCAGATGGGGATTTTGGCGGCGGAGAAGGCGTTGCGGAAGGGCAATGTGGATCCATCTTCCATTGACCTCGTGATCTATATTGGTGAGGAGCACAAGGAATATCCGCTCTGGACGGCGGGGATCAAACTGCAGAAAGCCGTCGGGGCCGTCAATGCGTGGGCATTTGACGTGCAGCAGCGATGCGGCACAATGGTCATGGCCATGAAAGTGGCAAAAGACATGATGCTTGCCGACCCGGAGATCCGGACGGTTCTCTTGGCTGGGGGTTATCGGAACAGCGATTGCATTGATTACACCAACCCCAGAACCCGCTTTATGTACAATCTGGCGGCGGGAGGGGCGGCCGTGGTTCTGAAGAAGGACCATGAGCACAACCGGCTGTTGGCCAGCCACATTATTACGGACGGGGATTTCTCCGAGGACGTGGTGGTTGTGGCCGGCGGGACCAAACACCCGATCACACCCGAAGCCATCGAGCAGCGGCTCAACTACCTGGATGTGTTGGATCCGGAAGGGATGAAACAACGGCTTGAGCAGAAGTCGATGGACAATTTCATCAAGGTGATCGAGCGGGCTGTTGAGAAGAGCGGGTACAGCGTCGGGGACATCAAGTACCTTGCCATTCTTCACATGAAGCGATCGGCCCATGACTATGTCCTGAACCGGTTGGGGCTTTCGGAAGAACAATCCTATTACCTGTCGGAGTACGGACATATCGGTCAATGCGATCAGGTTCTGTCGCTGGAGCTTGGAGTGGCAACCGGCCGGATCAAACCCGGGGACCTTGTGGTGTTTGTCAGCGCCGGCATTGGATACGCCTGGGACGCATGTGCCATTCGCTGGGGTTAA
- a CDS encoding TetR/AcrR family transcriptional regulator, with protein MSEIVLAEESAQLPLTKKGQKTRQKLLQAAEEIFGTQGYFNASVVDITQKANVAQGTFYNYFSSKQMIFEELIKQLSSDFRKEIRMEAAKATNAREAQLIGFRTFFKWVKNHRNLYSIVQQAVLVDEQLYRWYYDRLASGYVKGLQEAMANGEFKELDPETVAYCLMGISQFIGMRWVYWEDQEVPERVLEDMASLIFGGLSKTSKP; from the coding sequence ATGTCAGAAATAGTGCTTGCGGAAGAAAGCGCTCAGCTGCCTCTGACCAAGAAAGGGCAAAAGACCAGACAAAAGCTGCTGCAAGCGGCAGAGGAGATTTTTGGAACGCAAGGATACTTTAACGCTTCCGTCGTGGACATTACCCAGAAAGCCAATGTCGCGCAGGGGACTTTTTACAACTATTTCTCATCCAAGCAGATGATCTTTGAAGAATTGATCAAACAGTTAAGCAGTGACTTCCGGAAAGAGATCCGGATGGAAGCGGCCAAGGCAACCAATGCCAGGGAAGCCCAATTAATCGGATTCCGTACTTTTTTCAAGTGGGTGAAGAATCATCGCAATCTCTACAGCATCGTGCAACAGGCGGTCCTGGTGGATGAACAACTGTACCGATGGTACTATGACCGGCTGGCAAGCGGCTATGTCAAGGGGTTGCAGGAAGCGATGGCAAATGGGGAATTCAAGGAACTGGATCCTGAAACGGTGGCCTATTGCCTGATGGGAATCAGCCAATTCATAGGCATGCGCTGGGTTTACTGGGAAGATCAAGAGGTGCCGGAACGGGTTCTTGAAGACATGGCAAGTTTGATTTTCGGAGGACTAAGCAAAACCAGCAAACCGTAA
- a CDS encoding substrate-binding domain-containing protein, translating to MQTRRFGRIGLVSVLSASLLMASACGNSTETGGKETGGKETKTPIKIGVVTSKTGPLEAYGKQELNGLKLGIKYATGGTNEVLGRKIEIIEEDDQFKPEEGKNKARKLLEEDKVDILQGTASSPVALAITDLAKENKKIFMIDPATADDLTGAQFHKYVFRTGRNTGQDWAAGAKYAVENLGKTFYHIAPDNAFGKSSAAAARAAIEKLGGQIVKEDFAPATTQDFTPYLQRAIQSNAKVLLITWAGATPLFKQINELGVYQKMTVYTGIPDLAGIKSMGDGAEGMVGFNTYHYTLPKTKENDWLVENHKKEYGTVPDLFTAGGFAAGIAIVEGIKKAGSTDGDKIAAALEGFKFRAAKGEYTFRKEDHQALQPMYIVKLKKKDGELVPELIKELSPEETAPPITVK from the coding sequence ATGCAAACCAGGAGGTTCGGAAGAATCGGACTTGTTTCTGTGCTTTCCGCATCGCTGCTGATGGCATCCGCTTGCGGCAACTCCACGGAAACAGGCGGCAAAGAAACCGGAGGCAAGGAAACGAAGACCCCAATCAAAATCGGGGTGGTAACCTCAAAAACCGGCCCGTTGGAAGCCTATGGAAAACAGGAGCTCAACGGCTTGAAACTCGGCATCAAATATGCAACGGGCGGAACCAATGAAGTTCTGGGCCGAAAGATTGAAATCATTGAAGAAGACGACCAGTTTAAACCGGAAGAAGGCAAGAACAAAGCCCGAAAGCTTCTGGAAGAAGACAAGGTTGACATCCTGCAGGGAACCGCGTCATCTCCGGTGGCCCTGGCCATCACCGATTTGGCAAAGGAAAACAAAAAGATCTTCATGATCGATCCGGCAACAGCAGATGACCTGACCGGAGCGCAATTCCATAAATACGTGTTCCGTACCGGCCGCAACACCGGACAGGACTGGGCTGCGGGAGCCAAGTATGCGGTGGAGAACCTTGGGAAAACCTTCTATCACATTGCGCCCGACAATGCGTTCGGCAAATCGAGCGCGGCTGCGGCAAGGGCTGCCATTGAAAAATTGGGCGGCCAAATCGTAAAAGAGGACTTTGCTCCGGCAACGACCCAGGACTTCACTCCCTACCTGCAAAGGGCCATTCAGTCCAATGCCAAGGTTCTGCTGATCACCTGGGCGGGAGCAACCCCCCTGTTCAAGCAAATCAACGAACTGGGAGTATATCAAAAGATGACGGTTTATACCGGTATCCCGGATCTCGCGGGAATCAAGTCAATGGGTGACGGTGCCGAAGGAATGGTTGGATTCAACACCTATCACTACACCCTGCCCAAGACCAAGGAAAACGACTGGCTGGTAGAGAATCATAAGAAGGAATACGGTACGGTGCCTGACCTCTTCACCGCTGGTGGATTCGCGGCTGGAATTGCCATCGTGGAGGGTATCAAAAAAGCGGGTTCCACGGACGGAGACAAGATTGCGGCAGCTCTTGAAGGATTCAAGTTCCGGGCAGCCAAAGGCGAATACACATTCCGTAAGGAAGACCATCAGGCTCTGCAGCCGATGTATATTGTGAAACTGAAGAAAAAAGACGGAGAACTGGTGCCGGAGCTGATCAAAGAGCTCTCGCCGGAGGAAACCGCACCGCCCATAACAGTGAAATAA
- a CDS encoding 3-oxoacyl-ACP synthase: MNQQTVQRQTAIGIAATGVFFPPQVETADALAEKTGIPADVIRDKFGLVQKHVSDSTMHASDMAIAAGRAILKEVDPLSIDVVIYFGSPHKDYPVWSSAPKIQHELGAKNAYAFEMMNVSSCFPMALKVAKDMLTADASIENILLVGGCKESHIIDYQNPRSRFMFNFADGGAAALVRRGNLTNQILGSCFITDGSFHNDVKVPAGGSVLPASEQTVRDRLHYIDVADPADMKVRLDPVSVPNFIRVVKKAVANSGHRVEDIDLLLPLHTKKSMFHEMLDGLGLKEEQAVYLDHHGHMSALDPCIGLHFAKQQGRLKGGDLVVTVSAGTGYTWAATVIQWGRESFVTPV; this comes from the coding sequence GTGAATCAACAAACGGTGCAAAGACAGACCGCAATCGGAATTGCAGCAACGGGTGTATTTTTTCCCCCGCAGGTGGAGACCGCAGACGCATTGGCCGAAAAAACGGGAATCCCGGCGGATGTGATACGGGACAAATTCGGTCTTGTGCAAAAACATGTTTCCGATTCCACCATGCACGCTTCCGACATGGCCATTGCAGCAGGGCGCGCCATTCTGAAGGAAGTGGATCCGCTTTCGATTGATGTGGTCATTTATTTCGGGAGCCCGCATAAGGATTATCCTGTATGGTCAAGCGCTCCCAAAATCCAGCATGAGCTGGGCGCCAAAAACGCTTACGCGTTTGAAATGATGAATGTCAGTTCGTGCTTCCCGATGGCTTTGAAAGTGGCAAAAGATATGCTGACCGCCGATGCATCCATCGAAAACATCCTTCTCGTCGGCGGGTGCAAAGAATCCCATATCATCGATTATCAGAATCCGCGTTCCCGGTTTATGTTCAACTTTGCCGACGGGGGAGCGGCAGCTTTGGTCAGGCGCGGGAATTTGACCAATCAGATCTTGGGATCCTGTTTCATCACGGATGGTTCTTTTCACAATGACGTAAAAGTTCCGGCCGGCGGATCGGTCCTCCCCGCATCCGAACAAACGGTTCGCGACAGGCTTCACTATATCGACGTGGCCGACCCGGCCGACATGAAAGTCAGACTGGATCCCGTTTCGGTGCCCAATTTCATCCGGGTTGTGAAGAAGGCGGTGGCGAACAGCGGCCACCGGGTAGAGGACATTGATTTGCTTCTGCCGCTGCACACGAAGAAATCCATGTTCCATGAAATGTTGGACGGACTTGGCCTTAAGGAAGAGCAGGCGGTTTATCTGGATCATCATGGTCACATGTCCGCTCTGGATCCTTGCATTGGGCTGCATTTTGCCAAACAGCAAGGAAGACTGAAAGGAGGGGATCTGGTCGTAACAGTCAGTGCCGGTACAGGCTACACATGGGCTGCAACGGTGATCCAATGGGGTAGGGAATCCTTTGTAACTCCCGTGTAA
- a CDS encoding o-succinylbenzoate--CoA ligase: protein MQGIAYWIDKRASITPDRTALAGEARRVTYREMAEEITRIALTLRNSYGVAPGDRVAILSGNSIEYIEILFAIAKLGAMAVPLNIRLTEQELAYQVTDSGTSVVIASRDFWQTARILQETCKFHHLVQVDQLPADAANMDSPAADGSLHPIASNINGETPYIICYTSGTTGRPKGAVLTQENMYWNAINNILAIDITSNDRILTLLPLFHIGGIGLFAFPALLAGGTVIVPDRFDPNQALSLIETEKITIVMGVPTIHDAIRKSDRFASTDFSSIRWFYSGGAPCPHELIRFYLEHGIPFGQGYGMTETSPTVFMLSREDFRRKIGSIGKPAMFCDIRIVDDGGTDVPTGEVGELLVKGPNVLKEYWNLPEATAGSFSDGWLHTGDLVKMDQEGFVYIAGRKKDLIISGGENIYPLEVEQVFAQHPSVEEAAVIGKRDEKWGEVPVAIVVPKEGVQLTERELIDYCIRRLAKYKCPKQVICVSALPKNATGKIDKASLKKQYGIPS, encoded by the coding sequence ATGCAAGGCATCGCTTACTGGATCGACAAGAGGGCATCGATCACACCGGATCGGACAGCTTTGGCCGGAGAGGCGCGACGAGTCACTTACCGGGAAATGGCGGAAGAAATCACCCGCATCGCCCTGACTCTCCGAAATTCTTATGGTGTGGCCCCAGGCGACCGGGTCGCGATCCTGTCGGGGAACAGCATCGAATATATTGAAATATTGTTTGCCATTGCCAAACTGGGGGCCATGGCAGTCCCGTTAAATATCCGGCTGACGGAACAAGAACTTGCTTACCAGGTGACAGACAGTGGGACCTCGGTTGTAATTGCCAGTCGGGACTTCTGGCAGACGGCCCGCATTTTACAAGAAACATGCAAGTTCCATCATCTCGTGCAAGTCGATCAACTTCCGGCAGACGCAGCGAACATGGATTCCCCGGCGGCTGACGGCAGTTTGCACCCAATCGCTTCCAACATCAATGGGGAGACTCCTTACATCATCTGCTATACGTCAGGAACCACAGGCCGTCCCAAAGGGGCTGTTCTTACCCAGGAAAACATGTATTGGAACGCTATTAACAATATTCTGGCCATTGACATCACTTCAAATGACCGGATTTTGACCCTGCTGCCGCTGTTTCATATCGGCGGAATCGGTTTGTTTGCCTTTCCTGCCCTGCTCGCAGGCGGGACGGTGATTGTACCCGACAGATTCGATCCGAATCAAGCCCTGTCGTTGATTGAAACGGAAAAGATCACCATTGTGATGGGGGTGCCCACCATCCATGACGCCATTCGCAAGAGCGACCGGTTTGCATCGACCGACTTTTCATCCATTCGCTGGTTCTATAGCGGAGGAGCACCCTGTCCGCATGAATTGATCCGATTTTATCTGGAACATGGAATTCCTTTCGGTCAGGGGTACGGCATGACTGAGACTTCCCCGACCGTGTTTATGCTCTCCCGGGAAGACTTTCGTCGGAAAATTGGCTCTATTGGAAAACCGGCCATGTTCTGCGACATTCGGATTGTCGACGACGGAGGAACCGATGTTCCAACAGGAGAGGTTGGAGAACTCCTGGTGAAAGGCCCCAATGTCCTGAAGGAGTATTGGAATCTGCCGGAAGCAACCGCCGGAAGTTTCTCTGACGGGTGGCTCCATACGGGGGATCTGGTGAAGATGGACCAGGAGGGTTTTGTCTATATCGCAGGACGCAAGAAAGACTTGATCATCTCCGGCGGTGAAAATATCTATCCTCTGGAAGTCGAGCAAGTTTTCGCTCAGCATCCTTCCGTGGAGGAGGCGGCTGTAATTGGCAAACGGGATGAAAAATGGGGAGAAGTGCCCGTTGCCATTGTGGTCCCGAAAGAGGGGGTCCAACTGACAGAACGGGAATTGATCGACTATTGCATCAGGAGACTTGCAAAGTACAAGTGTCCCAAACAGGTCATCTGTGTAAGCGCTTTACCGAAAAATGCCACGGGCAAAATCGACAAGGCTTCCCTCAAAAAGCAATATGGGATTCCATCATAA
- a CDS encoding ABC transporter ATP-binding protein produces MKTLLKVENLQTFIGQYHILQGVNLEVEEGSVTVVLGRNGAGKTTTLKTIMGITPPKEGRVIFRGEEIQGLAPHLAANRGIGYVPEDQGIFSDLTVEENMKLAIRKNDASTRERLDVVLELFPDLKIAWKRKGGNLSGGQKQMLSIARAFVNDNHLLLIDEPSKGLAPIIVEKVMEAINQLKEHTTIVLVEQNFLMASGVGDNVFLLDDGHTVYKGTMAELQRNDELKKKYLGIAV; encoded by the coding sequence ATGAAGACTCTATTAAAGGTTGAGAACCTGCAGACATTCATTGGACAGTATCACATTCTGCAGGGTGTGAATCTTGAGGTGGAAGAGGGATCTGTCACTGTGGTTTTAGGAAGAAACGGGGCCGGAAAAACCACCACCCTCAAAACCATCATGGGGATTACTCCGCCAAAAGAGGGGCGAGTGATCTTTCGGGGAGAAGAAATTCAGGGCCTGGCTCCCCACCTGGCAGCCAACCGGGGAATCGGGTATGTCCCGGAGGATCAGGGGATTTTTTCCGATTTGACGGTTGAGGAGAACATGAAGCTTGCCATACGGAAAAACGACGCTTCCACCCGGGAGAGGTTGGATGTGGTATTGGAACTGTTCCCCGATCTGAAAATCGCGTGGAAAAGAAAAGGCGGAAATCTGAGCGGCGGACAAAAGCAGATGCTGTCCATTGCCCGGGCATTCGTCAATGACAATCACCTGCTGCTGATTGACGAACCCAGCAAAGGGTTGGCTCCGATAATAGTTGAGAAAGTGATGGAAGCCATCAACCAGCTGAAAGAGCACACGACCATTGTACTGGTGGAACAGAACTTCCTGATGGCCAGCGGAGTCGGTGATAACGTCTTCCTGTTGGATGACGGTCACACGGTCTATAAAGGCACAATGGCAGAACTGCAAAGAAACGATGAGTTGAAGAAGAAGTATCTCGGGATTGCGGTGTAA
- a CDS encoding ABC transporter ATP-binding protein, whose product MSETMLQTKGLTIQFGGHVAVNRVDFRLEPRTFKSIIGPNGAGKTTFFNLISGQLKPTAGTVHFKGTDITGFAVHERTRLGIGRSFQITNVFPNLTVLENVRVAVQAKSGVAFRLLSHYRKFSQIEEQAARLLEQVHLASKAEQLAKNLSHGDKRKLEIAILLALRPELILLDEPTAGMSLEEVPSIIEVIRSLKATGEHTILLIEHKIDMVLDLSDSIAVLFNGRLLADSTPDEIMNDERVQSAYLGGLYEDSIKG is encoded by the coding sequence ATGTCCGAGACCATGTTGCAGACAAAGGGTCTCACCATTCAATTCGGCGGTCACGTCGCCGTCAACCGGGTGGACTTCCGGTTGGAACCCCGGACATTCAAATCCATTATAGGACCCAACGGCGCCGGAAAAACCACTTTTTTCAATCTGATCAGCGGGCAATTGAAACCCACAGCGGGGACCGTTCATTTTAAAGGGACAGACATTACCGGATTCGCAGTACATGAACGAACACGTCTGGGGATCGGACGGTCTTTCCAAATTACAAACGTGTTTCCCAATTTGACCGTACTGGAGAACGTCCGGGTGGCAGTTCAGGCAAAAAGCGGTGTTGCGTTTCGTTTGTTATCCCACTATCGAAAATTCAGTCAGATCGAGGAGCAAGCGGCCAGGCTTCTGGAGCAAGTTCACCTGGCATCGAAAGCGGAACAATTGGCCAAGAATTTGTCGCACGGTGACAAGCGAAAACTGGAAATCGCGATTCTTCTGGCACTCCGGCCGGAATTGATTCTGCTGGACGAACCGACGGCCGGCATGTCCCTGGAGGAAGTGCCGTCAATCATTGAAGTGATCCGTTCCCTGAAAGCAACGGGTGAACATACGATTCTTCTGATCGAGCACAAGATTGACATGGTATTGGATTTGTCAGATTCGATAGCCGTTCTGTTCAACGGCAGACTTCTTGCAGACAGCACCCCTGACGAAATCATGAACGATGAAAGGGTGCAATCCGCTTATCTGGGAGGTCTCTATGAAGACTCTATTAAAGGTTGA
- a CDS encoding BTAD domain-containing putative transcriptional regulator, translating to MKNQHHVLTAKLAPPRVKSQYLYRDRLDELFLQVIDYPVTLVQAEAGYGKSTALVSHICSHFDHVAWYTVEEGERDTLQFLFYLIHSLKTVDSRIGDRSLRLLKELDSTVSVIQRCMTMLLNDLAEYAPDPSILVLDDLHTVADAEGIQTIVEMLIRYLPPHVHLVIGTRRGLDYPSVRRLQSTFDLLAVTKQDLRFTAEEIAELFEEQYGITLSEDQLKDLQEQTEGWIIALQMIWKGLEKGIELTQLWKAQPETGRQLFHYLAEEVFDRQPEEIQQFLFHSCILERLEPDICDFLTDRGDSAQLLVQLERDGLFVAGLGHGHYRYHRLFRQFLLTHFLLNGREEQWRSLHRKAAGYYLEKGDIELTLHHYYEAGMWDEVVSLLLEWGIDFLQNGRLELLRSWIDRLSSEVLQNHPQLLFWRGEIDRVSSRFSGAGHWYTLAEGGFIQQGNVLGRSLVYRGQAQLFLDTIQPLKANHWLEKAVKVLGDDHPQETAKVLRLLAENHTNSGRLQEAEEMQKRADQLDPGTPKDELDIRIHLRTGRLASALEMTLQIIEEEQKQPGPHPKRIAKSHREKHLLLSLIQAFMGDVAASQSNAEQGIRIGRQLQSPFVEAVGYMRLGHAQALSGRLEEAQTSYRRSIEMSESLNVERGKVEALMGLCITSGLLGELEQADRYGRTGLELALSVHDMWCANMIRLSLGLVCAIWGQHEEALAWLLQAEKGFLDCGDRFLLANVRMWLAVIYERTGQTEEFGRVTPLFLRAIEEEGYDYLVAKRTLFGPNDLQILVPTLILARDALQLETADKLLGRIGCKGIQKHPGHTLRIFTLGKFAVFRGMDEVGRKEWKREKSRQLFQLFVTRSGQFLHRDEIFELLWPGADEKTATRDFKVALNALFAAIEPDREARADSFYIERVDSSYRLLSGAIVWIDRDEFEIRAEKGLASAEKDSLPGADDSRETVEELKAAISLYKGDFLQDYPYQDWCADERVRLRNLYLRVLEKMARIHQVQGALNDAIACCERILATDPCWEAAYQILMSCYQLLGNRSLVISTYKRCVTQMEDHLGLSPMPQTTKLYHQLVRRTRNSFVTPSG from the coding sequence TTGAAAAACCAGCACCATGTTCTTACCGCAAAACTCGCGCCTCCCCGCGTGAAATCACAGTACTTGTATCGTGACCGGCTGGATGAATTGTTCCTGCAGGTGATCGATTATCCGGTAACCCTGGTTCAGGCGGAAGCGGGCTACGGCAAAAGTACAGCGCTGGTTTCCCATATATGCTCCCATTTTGATCATGTTGCCTGGTATACGGTGGAAGAGGGAGAACGGGACACTCTCCAATTTTTGTTCTATTTGATCCACTCTTTAAAAACGGTCGACTCCCGGATCGGGGACAGATCCCTGCGGTTGTTGAAAGAGTTGGATTCCACCGTGTCCGTAATTCAACGATGCATGACCATGTTGTTGAATGACTTGGCGGAGTACGCGCCGGACCCTTCGATTCTGGTTCTCGATGATCTGCATACCGTAGCCGATGCTGAAGGTATCCAAACAATAGTGGAAATGCTGATCCGGTACCTGCCTCCCCACGTTCATCTGGTGATCGGAACCCGCAGAGGACTGGATTATCCATCCGTACGGCGGTTGCAGTCGACATTCGATTTGTTGGCTGTTACCAAACAGGATCTGCGGTTTACTGCAGAAGAAATCGCGGAACTGTTTGAAGAGCAATACGGGATCACTCTCAGCGAGGATCAACTGAAGGATTTGCAGGAACAAACGGAAGGCTGGATCATTGCTCTGCAAATGATTTGGAAAGGGCTTGAAAAAGGGATTGAATTGACTCAGTTGTGGAAGGCGCAGCCGGAAACGGGGCGACAATTGTTTCATTATCTGGCTGAGGAGGTATTTGACCGGCAGCCGGAGGAGATCCAACAATTCCTGTTTCACAGCTGTATTCTTGAACGACTCGAACCCGACATCTGTGATTTTTTAACGGACCGGGGCGATTCTGCCCAACTCCTTGTCCAACTGGAACGGGACGGGCTGTTTGTTGCCGGGTTGGGACACGGACACTACCGGTATCACCGGTTGTTTCGGCAGTTTTTGCTGACACACTTTTTGCTGAATGGCAGGGAAGAACAATGGCGTTCCCTCCATCGGAAGGCAGCCGGTTATTATTTGGAAAAAGGCGATATCGAACTCACCCTGCATCATTATTACGAAGCCGGGATGTGGGATGAGGTGGTCAGCCTGCTTTTGGAATGGGGAATCGATTTTTTGCAAAACGGCAGGTTGGAGTTGCTGCGAAGCTGGATTGACCGGCTCTCGAGCGAAGTGCTGCAGAATCACCCGCAGCTGCTGTTTTGGCGAGGCGAAATTGACCGGGTCTCCTCCCGCTTCTCCGGGGCGGGTCATTGGTACACCCTTGCTGAGGGAGGGTTTATCCAACAGGGCAATGTGTTGGGCCGCAGTCTGGTCTACCGCGGTCAGGCACAATTGTTTTTGGATACGATCCAACCGCTCAAGGCCAATCATTGGCTGGAAAAAGCGGTCAAAGTGCTGGGTGACGACCATCCGCAGGAAACTGCGAAAGTGCTCCGATTGCTGGCGGAGAACCACACGAACAGCGGACGCCTGCAAGAGGCGGAGGAAATGCAAAAGCGTGCGGATCAGCTGGACCCAGGGACTCCCAAAGACGAATTGGACATCCGAATCCATTTGCGAACGGGAAGACTTGCTTCCGCTCTTGAAATGACTTTGCAAATTATTGAGGAAGAACAAAAACAACCGGGCCCTCATCCGAAACGGATCGCCAAATCGCACCGTGAAAAACACCTGCTTTTGTCTCTGATACAAGCGTTTATGGGGGATGTTGCTGCAAGCCAGTCCAATGCGGAACAGGGCATTCGGATTGGCCGCCAGCTGCAGTCCCCGTTTGTCGAGGCAGTCGGTTACATGAGGCTGGGCCACGCGCAAGCGCTTTCCGGAAGGTTGGAGGAGGCACAGACATCCTACCGCCGTTCGATCGAAATGAGCGAAAGTTTGAATGTGGAACGGGGTAAAGTGGAGGCGCTGATGGGGCTCTGCATCACGTCCGGATTGCTTGGGGAATTGGAACAGGCGGACCGGTACGGGAGAACCGGTTTGGAGCTGGCGCTGTCGGTTCACGACATGTGGTGTGCCAATATGATACGCCTGTCGCTTGGATTGGTTTGCGCTATTTGGGGGCAGCATGAAGAAGCCCTGGCATGGTTGCTGCAAGCCGAAAAAGGGTTTCTCGATTGCGGCGACCGGTTTTTGCTTGCAAACGTCCGGATGTGGCTGGCTGTCATTTATGAAAGGACCGGACAGACGGAAGAATTTGGCCGTGTGACGCCTCTCTTTTTGCGGGCGATCGAGGAAGAGGGATACGACTATCTGGTGGCAAAAAGAACCCTGTTCGGTCCGAATGACCTGCAGATTCTTGTGCCGACGCTGATTCTGGCCCGCGATGCATTGCAATTGGAAACCGCCGACAAACTGCTTGGCCGGATCGGATGCAAGGGGATACAGAAACATCCGGGACATACTCTCAGAATCTTTACATTAGGCAAGTTTGCCGTATTCCGGGGAATGGATGAGGTGGGACGAAAAGAGTGGAAGCGGGAGAAATCCCGCCAGCTGTTCCAACTGTTTGTGACCCGATCGGGGCAATTCCTGCACCGGGATGAAATTTTTGAGCTGCTTTGGCCCGGGGCGGATGAAAAAACGGCCACCCGGGATTTCAAGGTTGCGTTAAACGCCCTGTTTGCCGCAATTGAACCGGACCGGGAGGCGAGGGCCGATTCTTTTTACATTGAACGTGTCGATTCGTCGTACCGGCTCCTTTCCGGCGCGATTGTTTGGATTGATCGCGACGAGTTTGAAATCCGGGCGGAGAAAGGGCTTGCATCCGCAGAGAAAGATTCGCTGCCGGGGGCCGATGATTCAAGGGAGACGGTAGAGGAACTGAAAGCGGCCATATCCCTGTATAAAGGGGATTTCTTGCAGGATTATCCATACCAGGATTGGTGTGCGGACGAAAGGGTACGATTGCGCAACCTGTATCTTCGGGTACTGGAAAAAATGGCCCGCATCCATCAGGTGCAGGGTGCGTTAAACGACGCGATTGCGTGCTGCGAACGCATTCTTGCAACGGATCCCTGCTGGGAGGCGGCTTATCAGATTTTGATGTCCTGCTATCAGTTGTTGGGCAACCGCAGTCTGGTCATCTCCACTTATAAAAGGTGTGTTACACAAATGGAAGACCATTTGGGATTATCCCCGATGCCGCAGACCACCAAACTGTATCACCAGCTTGTTCGCAGAACGCGTAACTCTTTTGTAACCCCTTCCGGCTAA